A genomic stretch from Flavobacterium nitratireducens includes:
- a CDS encoding tyrosine-type recombinase/integrase translates to MSRLKLPKNPHTGLKIYCHKCKLDNPSCNHYDIQKYRVRIHISGTKNKKVTKVLKSRDYKDAVSEAILIEKELKANNYQKVKTTCSGNDYSIVDAVIRYNQYLSGNYEFAQHVKDVSKGHKDECIRFCTYFCNSFKGAKNIEITRIIDVTKNDVARFYLWANGHFGSEVSFNKCMGALKAFFKFLIDIEDINMKNPFESYTSKKKIKKNVETLTKDEFDSVISVIDTANPIVKLGGKGEKKNLYRFYLKDGFKLFLLTGGRREEVVELKWSDILTKIDGTKFFKIDNKKVNRQKDTDEYVKYLPINHDLFELLIKLGYNEKKTTNDFILYPDRKVKSITIMNDLSKAFTHYKKEAGITKSVSLKNLRKTYITWLRLAMGKDTRLLTSHGGEQVLIDHYIDSTILNAVEKAALNFKVYEV, encoded by the coding sequence ATGAGCAGATTAAAACTTCCTAAAAACCCACATACTGGGTTGAAGATATACTGTCATAAATGTAAGTTGGATAATCCTTCTTGTAATCACTATGACATTCAAAAGTATAGGGTGAGAATCCATATAAGTGGCACAAAAAACAAAAAAGTAACAAAAGTATTAAAGTCGAGAGATTATAAAGATGCTGTATCTGAAGCCATATTAATTGAAAAAGAATTAAAGGCAAATAATTATCAGAAAGTCAAAACTACATGTAGCGGGAATGATTATTCAATTGTTGATGCTGTTATAAGGTATAATCAATACTTATCTGGTAATTATGAGTTTGCTCAGCACGTCAAAGATGTTTCAAAAGGACATAAAGATGAATGTATTAGATTTTGCACATATTTCTGTAATTCTTTCAAGGGAGCAAAGAATATAGAAATAACGAGAATTATTGATGTTACTAAAAATGATGTAGCACGTTTTTACTTATGGGCTAATGGTCATTTTGGTAGTGAAGTTAGTTTTAATAAGTGTATGGGAGCATTAAAAGCTTTTTTTAAATTCTTAATTGATATTGAAGATATAAATATGAAGAACCCTTTTGAATCTTACACTTCAAAAAAGAAAATCAAAAAAAATGTAGAAACTTTAACGAAAGATGAATTTGATAGTGTAATATCTGTAATAGATACAGCGAATCCTATTGTAAAACTTGGAGGCAAAGGAGAAAAGAAAAATTTGTATAGATTCTATCTTAAAGATGGGTTTAAACTTTTTTTATTAACTGGTGGGAGAAGAGAAGAAGTCGTAGAACTAAAATGGAGTGATATATTAACTAAAATTGATGGTACTAAGTTTTTTAAAATTGATAATAAAAAGGTTAATAGACAAAAAGATACTGATGAATATGTGAAGTATTTACCAATAAATCATGATTTATTTGAACTATTGATTAAGCTAGGATACAACGAAAAGAAGACAACAAATGATTTCATTTTGTATCCAGACCGTAAGGTAAAAAGCATAACAATAATGAATGACCTATCAAAAGCTTTTACTCACTATAAAAAAGAAGCTGGTATTACTAAGTCAGTATCTTTAAAAAACTTAAGAAAAACCTACATCACTTGGTTGAGATTAGCTATGGGTAAAGATACAAGGCTATTGACATCTCATGGAGGTGAACAGGTGTTGATTGACCATTATATTGATAGTACAATTTTGAATGCAGTTGAAAAAGCGGCTTTAAATTTCAAAGTATATGAAGTATAA
- a CDS encoding START-like domain-containing protein — MDVKVRYEIEFPINSSPQLLYQYISTPSGLAEWFADDVNSRGEFFTFIWNDSEEKARLASKKSGEKVKFKWVDSANKDTDYFFELHILEDELTKDVSLMIVDFAEEDEIDEAKQLWENQISDLKHLLGSV; from the coding sequence ATGGATGTTAAAGTACGTTATGAAATAGAGTTTCCTATAAACTCTTCACCACAATTATTGTATCAATATATATCTACTCCTTCTGGTTTGGCAGAATGGTTTGCTGATGATGTTAATTCCAGAGGGGAGTTTTTTACTTTTATTTGGAATGATTCAGAAGAAAAAGCAAGATTAGCTTCGAAAAAATCAGGTGAAAAAGTAAAATTCAAATGGGTAGATTCGGCAAATAAGGATACCGATTATTTTTTTGAATTGCATATCTTAGAGGATGAATTGACTAAAGATGTTTCTTTGATGATTGTAGATTTTGCGGAAGAAGATGAAATTGATGAAGCCAAACAATTGTGGGAAAATCAAATCTCGGATTTAAAACATCTATTAGGTT